One Methanolobus sp. WCC4 DNA segment encodes these proteins:
- the sepS gene encoding O-phosphoserine--tRNA ligase, with protein sequence MKFNPDDIKKAANEDFDAEWNKGKDYISETKLNDQYPHMTIKYGKPHPVYDTISKLRDAYMRMGFEEMMNPLIVDEREVHKQFGHEALAVLDRCFYLAGLPRPNVGISDERIATIREILGDIDDEAIETIRKILHAYKKGDVEGDDLVPEIAAGIGVSDSLIVEMIDQVFPEFKELIPQAIKKTLRSHMTSGWFISLASVIERAEPPFNFFSIDRCFRREQDEDAARLMTYYSASCVIMDENVTIDHGKAVAQGLLSQFGFEKFMFRADDKRSKYYVPDTQIEVFAYHPNLVGSNTKYSDGWIEIATFGIYSPTALSQYDIPYPVMNLGLGVERLAMILHDATDIRSLTYPQIAQYSEWKMTDNELAKNVRVSNVPVTAEGMEIVKAITAVCEEHSATPSPCEFPAWEGTIEGKTVKVSVIEPEEETKLCGPAVFNEVVAYENDILGVPDNKKWKKVLENHSARTGLRFLDAFACQAAKDIEDAVTNGESEVETRVRIVKVPSEINIRLEPLAQRFITSNKKKIDIRGPVFTTVRATIE encoded by the coding sequence ATGAAATTCAATCCTGATGACATTAAAAAGGCAGCAAACGAGGATTTTGATGCTGAATGGAACAAAGGGAAGGACTACATCAGTGAGACAAAGCTGAATGACCAGTACCCACACATGACCATCAAGTATGGTAAGCCACACCCTGTGTATGACACCATCTCAAAGCTCCGTGACGCATACATGAGAATGGGATTCGAGGAAATGATGAACCCGCTCATAGTCGATGAAAGAGAGGTTCACAAGCAGTTCGGCCACGAGGCACTGGCAGTCCTTGACAGGTGCTTCTATCTTGCAGGCCTCCCACGTCCAAATGTAGGCATCTCTGACGAACGTATTGCCACCATCAGGGAAATACTCGGTGATATCGACGATGAGGCCATAGAGACCATCAGGAAGATCCTTCACGCATACAAGAAGGGAGATGTGGAAGGAGATGACCTGGTCCCTGAGATCGCTGCAGGTATCGGTGTGTCGGATTCACTTATCGTAGAGATGATCGACCAGGTATTCCCCGAGTTCAAGGAACTCATCCCGCAGGCGATCAAGAAGACCCTGAGAAGCCACATGACATCAGGCTGGTTCATCAGTCTTGCATCGGTCATCGAGCGTGCTGAACCACCTTTCAACTTCTTCTCCATCGACCGCTGTTTCAGAAGAGAACAGGACGAGGATGCAGCCCGTCTTATGACATACTATTCCGCATCCTGTGTGATAATGGATGAGAATGTCACCATCGACCATGGAAAGGCTGTTGCACAGGGATTGTTATCACAGTTCGGTTTCGAGAAGTTCATGTTCAGGGCTGATGACAAGCGCAGCAAGTACTACGTACCTGATACCCAGATAGAGGTATTTGCCTACCATCCTAACCTCGTAGGCTCCAATACAAAATACTCCGACGGCTGGATAGAGATAGCTACCTTCGGTATCTACTCACCCACAGCACTCTCACAGTACGATATACCATATCCCGTGATGAACCTGGGACTTGGCGTCGAGAGGCTTGCAATGATCCTCCACGATGCAACAGATATCCGTTCACTCACCTATCCGCAGATCGCACAGTACTCCGAATGGAAGATGACCGATAATGAGCTTGCAAAGAATGTCCGTGTATCAAACGTTCCGGTGACAGCAGAAGGCATGGAAATCGTCAAGGCCATCACAGCAGTCTGCGAGGAACATTCCGCAACCCCAAGTCCATGCGAGTTCCCTGCATGGGAAGGAACCATCGAGGGCAAGACCGTGAAGGTCTCTGTCATCGAACCGGAGGAGGAGACAAAGCTCTGTGGACCTGCTGTTTTCAATGAGGTCGTTGCATATGAGAATGATATCCTCGGAGTACCTGACAACAAGAAATGGAAGAAGGTACTTGAGAACCATTCCGCAAGGACAGGTCTCAGGTTCCTTGATGCATTCGCATGCCAGGCGGCAAAGGATATTGAAGATGCCGTTACCAACGGTGAGAGCGAGGTTGAGACAAGGGTGAGGATAGTGAAGGTACCTTCTGAGATCAATATCCGCCTCGAACCACTCGCACAGCGCTTCATCACCAGCAACAAGAAGAAGATAGATATCCGTGGACCTGTGTTCACGACTGTGAGGGCAACTATTGAATAA
- a CDS encoding haloacid dehalogenase encodes MIYDISSNIKNNFEKKDKGREAALSISRDVVRNCRTAMYRIHNKDKKGALVLIEEAGEMLQRIDDLLKDYPEVYFSGFLEHAQQEYVECIVVYHILNEDEEETKLAGPEELNVSDVAYLNGLGDVSGELRRHILDLIRKDSPEEGERYLQLMEEIHSCLMMFDYPDAMTHGLRHKTDVTRSIIEKTRGDLTNAIRQQKLEKAMREFEDRIG; translated from the coding sequence ATGATCTACGATATATCCAGTAACATCAAGAACAACTTTGAGAAAAAAGATAAGGGAAGAGAAGCAGCCCTGTCGATCTCAAGGGACGTTGTGCGTAATTGCAGGACAGCGATGTACAGGATACACAACAAGGACAAAAAAGGTGCCCTCGTCCTGATAGAAGAGGCAGGAGAAATGCTTCAGAGAATAGATGATCTGCTTAAGGACTATCCGGAAGTCTACTTCTCAGGTTTTCTGGAACATGCCCAGCAGGAATACGTCGAATGCATAGTCGTTTACCATATACTCAATGAGGACGAGGAAGAGACGAAGCTGGCCGGACCGGAGGAGTTGAATGTCAGCGATGTCGCATATCTCAACGGACTTGGTGATGTCAGCGGAGAACTCAGGAGACATATACTGGACCTTATCAGAAAGGACAGCCCCGAAGAAGGGGAGAGATACCTCCAGCTCATGGAAGAGATCCACAGTTGTCTTATGATGTTCGACTATCCTGATGCAATGACACACGGACTCAGGCACAAGACCGATGTCACAAGGTCGATCATAGAGAAGACCCGTGGAGACCTGACCAATGCCATACGCCAGCAGAAACTGGAAAAGGCAATGAGGGAATTTGAAGACCGGATCGGTTAA
- a CDS encoding UPF0147 family protein, translated as MSNFEQVIEECKQKLEYIANDNSVPRNIRRSANDILETLRKDDEPLFLRTSSSISILEDISNDPNIPVHTRTLIWDVASQLETIPVDE; from the coding sequence ATGTCAAATTTTGAACAAGTCATTGAAGAATGCAAACAAAAATTGGAATATATCGCAAACGATAATTCAGTACCAAGAAACATCAGGCGTTCTGCAAATGATATTCTGGAAACATTAAGAAAAGATGATGAACCACTATTCCTGAGAACATCATCAAGCATATCCATTCTTGAGGATATCAGCAACGACCCAAACATCCCTGTACACACAAGAACTCTCATATGGGATGTTGCAAGCCAGCTCGAGACCATTCCGGTCGACGAGTGA
- a CDS encoding Sjogren's syndrome/scleroderma autoantigen 1 family protein, with protein sequence MSNTDDVKIQKISKMLEIGGTMLAQHCNNCGAPLFRYQGRVLCPVCDDVRDPRGAMGQANDTAPISSAGNEVSPVDTMEEPVAARPESIPSPVAEPVRTEPSKPLVQGSVSELESLIISKMTGMAREMQDEKDPRRIDEYLDLIDRCMDILAKMQ encoded by the coding sequence ATGTCAAACACTGATGATGTGAAAATACAGAAGATATCTAAAATGCTTGAGATCGGAGGCACTATGCTGGCACAACACTGCAACAATTGTGGTGCTCCTCTCTTCCGCTATCAGGGTCGTGTACTATGCCCTGTATGTGATGATGTTCGTGATCCACGCGGGGCTATGGGACAGGCCAATGATACAGCTCCCATATCATCTGCAGGAAATGAGGTATCTCCAGTGGATACAATGGAAGAGCCAGTTGCGGCACGTCCTGAATCAATTCCATCACCTGTAGCGGAGCCTGTCAGGACAGAACCATCTAAACCTTTAGTCCAGGGCTCAGTTTCGGAACTGGAGTCACTAATCATCAGTAAGATGACCGGTATGGCACGCGAGATGCAGGATGAGAAGGATCCAAGAAGGATCGATGAGTATCTGGACCTTATCGACCGTTGCATGGACATACTCGCAAAGATGCAATAA
- a CDS encoding DEAD/DEAH box helicase encodes MPEFIRHPLIKADAVEQRLYQLDLAGKALDTSTLVVLPTGLGKTIISLLVMASRLEKYDGKVMVLSPTKPLVEQHASFFRNVFNLPEEEVLTFTGSISPDKRAELWEQGKVIVSTPQVIENDILTKRISLEDVTHITFDEAHRAVGNYAYTYIAEKYFETAKNPLCLGITASPGSSDEKIAEVCQSLHIESVAVKTESDKDVLPYIHKKEIEWKRINLPDEMREIKNLLNKVLEDRYKKLTELGYPIYNQRYVSKKDLLGLQAKLQGQLRGGIPDPSVYSAISLLAEIMKVNHAVEITETQGLESLRMYMERLDNEAYSKSGSKASKRLAEDIYIRQASRRLKDCDIEHPKLEYVKRIVLEELEGKPHSRVIVFANYRDTAEMITKELSEVEGIRPVRFVGQASKYKDKGLTQKQQVEIIEQFKAGDYNVLVATSVAEEGLDIPSTDLVLFYEPIPSEIRSIQRKGRTGRKHEGRVVVLVTKGTRDEAYYWSSLSRERKMQSNMKELQAAMPAVKNSSITEEFASDIPGEEQRTLFEYGDNDSKIKIVVDQREIRSSVARTLDRNGMEIIVKTLEVGDYILSDRIAVERKETQDFVSSLIEQKLFEQIANLSRAYEKPVLIIEGDSLFNCRGMNPNAIHGAISSISLDFGVSIFYTRDAEDTASLLMQIAKREQVDEKREVNMHGRKAAAMLPEQQEYVVSSISDIGPKAARNLLQHFGSVENVMKASYEELLEVSNIGPKTAAKIREIVGSEYRK; translated from the coding sequence ATGCCGGAATTCATCAGACACCCGTTGATAAAAGCAGATGCCGTCGAGCAGAGGCTATATCAACTTGATCTGGCAGGAAAGGCACTTGACACATCCACCCTTGTAGTACTCCCCACGGGCCTCGGTAAAACGATCATATCACTTCTCGTAATGGCATCACGCCTTGAGAAATATGACGGCAAGGTGATGGTGCTCTCGCCAACTAAGCCACTTGTAGAGCAGCACGCTTCTTTTTTCAGGAATGTGTTCAACCTACCCGAAGAAGAGGTCCTCACCTTTACCGGAAGCATCAGCCCGGATAAAAGAGCAGAACTGTGGGAACAGGGAAAGGTCATCGTTTCCACACCACAGGTAATTGAGAACGACATCCTGACGAAAAGGATCAGTCTTGAGGATGTCACACACATTACCTTCGATGAGGCACACCGGGCAGTTGGAAATTACGCTTACACCTACATAGCCGAGAAGTATTTTGAGACCGCAAAGAACCCTCTGTGCCTGGGAATCACTGCAAGTCCCGGAAGTTCCGATGAGAAGATAGCAGAGGTCTGCCAGTCACTTCACATCGAGTCGGTTGCCGTGAAGACCGAATCCGACAAAGATGTTCTTCCTTATATCCACAAGAAAGAGATCGAGTGGAAGCGCATCAACCTTCCGGATGAGATGAGAGAGATAAAGAACCTGCTCAACAAGGTCCTTGAGGACAGGTACAAAAAACTCACAGAACTTGGTTACCCCATCTATAACCAGAGATATGTATCAAAGAAGGACCTGCTCGGACTTCAGGCGAAGCTTCAGGGGCAGCTGAGAGGTGGCATTCCCGACCCTTCCGTTTATAGCGCGATCTCACTGCTTGCAGAGATAATGAAAGTGAACCATGCAGTGGAGATCACAGAGACACAGGGACTTGAGTCACTTCGAATGTACATGGAAAGACTGGACAATGAGGCCTACTCCAAAAGCGGCAGTAAAGCATCGAAACGTCTTGCGGAAGATATCTACATACGGCAGGCAAGCAGACGCCTGAAGGACTGCGATATCGAGCATCCGAAACTGGAGTATGTCAAGAGAATAGTTCTTGAGGAACTGGAAGGTAAGCCGCATTCAAGGGTCATTGTGTTTGCGAACTATCGTGACACTGCGGAGATGATAACCAAAGAGCTCTCAGAAGTAGAGGGCATAAGGCCGGTGCGTTTTGTTGGCCAGGCATCCAAATACAAGGATAAGGGCCTGACACAGAAACAACAGGTGGAGATCATCGAGCAGTTCAAGGCGGGAGATTACAATGTACTTGTGGCAACCTCCGTTGCAGAGGAAGGACTCGATATACCATCAACCGACCTCGTTCTTTTCTACGAACCCATTCCCTCTGAGATAAGGAGTATCCAGAGAAAGGGCAGAACCGGGAGGAAACACGAGGGACGTGTTGTCGTGCTTGTTACAAAAGGCACCCGTGACGAGGCATACTACTGGAGCAGCCTTTCAAGGGAAAGGAAGATGCAGAGTAACATGAAAGAGCTTCAGGCAGCCATGCCTGCTGTGAAGAACAGCTCCATTACAGAGGAGTTTGCATCCGATATCCCCGGAGAGGAACAAAGGACATTGTTCGAGTATGGTGACAATGATAGCAAGATAAAGATAGTCGTTGACCAGAGGGAGATACGTAGTTCTGTTGCGAGGACACTTGACAGGAATGGAATGGAGATCATAGTGAAGACCCTCGAGGTAGGCGATTACATTCTCAGTGACCGCATAGCTGTTGAAAGGAAAGAAACACAGGACTTCGTGAGTTCACTCATCGAACAGAAACTCTTCGAGCAGATAGCAAACCTTTCAAGAGCGTATGAAAAGCCCGTGCTCATCATTGAAGGCGACAGCCTGTTCAATTGCAGAGGTATGAACCCCAATGCCATACACGGTGCAATATCCTCTATATCCCTTGATTTTGGAGTGTCGATATTCTACACCCGTGATGCGGAAGATACGGCATCGCTTCTGATGCAGATAGCAAAAAGGGAACAGGTCGATGAGAAGAGAGAGGTAAATATGCACGGCAGGAAGGCTGCAGCGATGTTACCGGAGCAGCAGGAATATGTTGTCTCTTCGATATCCGACATCGGACCAAAAGCCGCACGTAACCTGTTACAGCATTTTGGCTCTGTAGAGAATGTCATGAAAGCAAGCTATGAGGAACTGCTCGAGGTCAGCAATATAGGCCCCAAGACCGCGGCAAAGATAAGAGAGATAGTTGGCAGTGAATACAGAAAATAG
- the glyS gene encoding glycine--tRNA ligase has protein sequence MDKYEQVIELAKRRGFLWNSFELYGGTAGFYDYGPLGSTLKRRIEQIWRETYVVQEGYMEIEAPTIGIEDVFVASGHVGGFSDPLCECKNCGEAFRADHLVEKYVAIPDTLSDQELDRVITENSVKCPECEGELGETYEFNLMFKTNIGPGTGRQGYMRPETAQGMFVDFLRLARFYREKLPFGATQIGKSYRNEISPRQGVIRLREFTQAEAEIFIDPNDKKHPDFGRFADTVINLYSDEAQDREEIEQMSLGEAVEKGTIAHEFLAYQIGLTNHFLQRVGIAADKLRFRQHMKDEMAHYAIDCWDAEIETDRFGWVEVVGIADRTDYDLKAHANVSKTELSIYREYSEPKMVTQFVVKPNMGKLGPLFKGKAKAVADALKALSQAELEQENITVTVDGEEVTVPGDIVEFAEETVKISGENIIPHVIEPSYGIDRIFYSTMEHAFEEEMVAGKEETEEEEARIVMRLKKEVAPVQVAILPLLTREELIGPARTIETGLKQKGLLVSYDDSGTIGRRYRRNDEIGTPYSITIDYETIEDNTVTIRDRDSMKQVRAPVDGIADLIHELIYMGRDFESAGKAL, from the coding sequence ATGGATAAATATGAACAGGTAATAGAACTGGCCAAGCGCCGGGGATTCTTATGGAACTCTTTCGAACTTTACGGAGGTACCGCCGGATTCTACGATTACGGACCTCTGGGAAGTACATTGAAACGCAGAATTGAGCAGATCTGGCGTGAGACCTATGTCGTCCAGGAAGGCTACATGGAGATAGAGGCACCTACCATTGGTATCGAAGATGTTTTCGTAGCTTCCGGTCATGTAGGTGGTTTCTCAGACCCTCTCTGCGAGTGTAAGAACTGTGGTGAGGCATTCAGGGCAGACCACTTGGTAGAGAAATACGTAGCCATACCGGATACCCTCAGTGACCAGGAACTCGACAGGGTGATCACAGAGAACAGTGTGAAATGCCCCGAGTGTGAAGGTGAACTTGGTGAGACATACGAGTTCAATCTCATGTTCAAGACCAATATCGGTCCGGGAACAGGCAGACAGGGATATATGCGTCCTGAGACCGCGCAGGGAATGTTCGTGGACTTCCTGAGACTGGCACGTTTCTATCGTGAGAAACTCCCATTCGGTGCTACCCAGATCGGGAAGTCATATCGTAATGAGATATCACCAAGACAGGGTGTCATAAGACTGAGAGAATTCACTCAGGCAGAAGCCGAGATATTCATCGACCCGAACGATAAGAAGCACCCTGATTTTGGCAGGTTCGCAGATACTGTGATCAACCTCTACTCGGATGAGGCACAGGACAGGGAAGAGATAGAGCAGATGAGCCTTGGTGAAGCAGTTGAGAAAGGAACCATTGCACATGAGTTCCTTGCATACCAGATAGGACTCACCAACCACTTCCTCCAGCGCGTGGGAATCGCAGCGGACAAACTGAGATTCAGGCAGCATATGAAGGATGAGATGGCACACTATGCCATCGACTGCTGGGATGCTGAGATCGAGACCGACAGGTTCGGCTGGGTAGAGGTCGTCGGTATCGCAGACAGGACGGACTATGACCTGAAGGCACATGCAAATGTCAGCAAGACCGAACTCTCGATATACAGGGAATACAGCGAACCTAAGATGGTCACGCAATTCGTGGTCAAGCCTAATATGGGCAAGCTCGGACCTCTCTTCAAGGGCAAGGCAAAGGCTGTTGCAGATGCACTGAAAGCCCTGAGCCAGGCAGAACTCGAACAGGAGAACATCACCGTCACCGTCGATGGCGAGGAGGTCACTGTACCCGGAGACATTGTGGAGTTCGCAGAAGAGACTGTGAAGATCAGCGGTGAGAACATCATACCTCATGTGATCGAACCTTCATACGGCATAGACAGGATATTCTATTCCACAATGGAACATGCCTTTGAAGAGGAAATGGTCGCCGGAAAGGAAGAAACGGAAGAGGAAGAGGCAAGGATCGTCATGAGGCTCAAAAAGGAAGTAGCACCTGTACAGGTAGCTATCCTTCCGCTCCTCACAAGGGAAGAGCTCATCGGTCCTGCAAGGACAATTGAAACCGGGTTGAAGCAGAAGGGACTGCTTGTATCCTATGATGATTCCGGTACCATCGGAAGACGGTACAGAAGGAATGATGAGATAGGAACACCATATTCCATCACCATCGACTATGAGACCATAGAGGATAACACCGTGACCATCAGGGACAGGGACAGCATGAAACAAGTCCGTGCTCCAGTGGACGGTATCGCAGACCTGATCCATGAGCTGATCTACATGGGCAGGGATTTCGAGAGTGCCGGTAAGGCACTCTGA
- a CDS encoding 2-amino-3,7-dideoxy-D-threo-hept-6-ulosonate synthase codes for MSEIGKSVRMERIFERNTGNAIIIPMDHGVGAGPIKGIIDLPAMVNKVADGGANAVLGHMGLPKHGHRGYGRDIGLIIHLSASTSLGPDPNHKVIVTDVEEAIKIGADAVSIHVNVGADDEAEMLQDMGYIARKCDEWGMPLLAMMYPRGPKVGSEHDVDYVKHAARIGAELGADIVKTSYTGDIDTFKEVVAGCPVPIVIAGGPRMDTEKQLLEMIHDSLEAGGKGVAIGRNVFQSEDPTKLVSHISKIVHQGMTAEEALNSE; via the coding sequence ATGAGTGAAATTGGCAAATCTGTCAGGATGGAAAGGATCTTCGAACGCAATACAGGGAATGCGATAATCATACCCATGGACCACGGGGTTGGAGCAGGACCGATAAAAGGGATCATTGACCTCCCGGCAATGGTAAATAAAGTAGCAGATGGTGGAGCAAATGCGGTACTCGGGCACATGGGACTTCCAAAGCACGGACACCGCGGATATGGCAGGGATATAGGACTTATCATTCACCTCTCAGCTTCAACCTCACTTGGACCTGATCCAAACCACAAGGTTATCGTCACAGATGTCGAAGAAGCAATAAAGATAGGTGCAGATGCAGTGTCCATTCATGTCAATGTTGGCGCGGATGATGAAGCGGAAATGCTTCAGGATATGGGATATATCGCACGCAAATGTGATGAGTGGGGTATGCCACTTCTCGCCATGATGTACCCAAGAGGACCAAAGGTGGGTTCAGAACACGATGTAGACTATGTAAAGCATGCAGCAAGGATTGGTGCAGAACTTGGTGCTGACATTGTGAAGACGAGTTACACCGGTGACATCGATACCTTCAAAGAGGTCGTTGCAGGATGCCCTGTACCAATAGTTATCGCAGGTGGCCCAAGGATGGATACTGAGAAACAGCTTCTTGAGATGATCCATGATTCCCTTGAAGCCGGTGGAAAAGGAGTGGCAATTGGAAGGAATGTCTTCCAGTCAGAAGACCCTACAAAGCTTGTGTCACACATCTCAAAGATAGTCCACCAGGGAATGACAGCAGAAGAAGCACTCAATTCAGAGTGA
- a CDS encoding deoxyuridine 5'-triphosphate nucleotidohydrolase, with protein MTLLSRNELRALINCETPLVENTIDTETQLQPNSVELTLKGIEMYNSAGAVDFDNSERETPSTEPVDFDENGWAHLDQGVYKITFNEIVNIPLDLAAIARPRSTLLRCGANIGTAVWDSGYRGRSESMLVVHNPNGFRLKKNARVMQLLFFDLHSELEEGYCGKYQHENL; from the coding sequence ATGACCCTTCTATCAAGAAATGAGCTCAGAGCACTGATCAACTGCGAGACACCACTTGTTGAGAACACGATAGATACAGAGACCCAGCTCCAGCCTAATAGCGTCGAACTGACACTCAAAGGTATAGAGATGTACAACAGTGCAGGTGCAGTTGATTTTGACAACAGTGAAAGAGAGACACCTTCAACTGAACCTGTGGATTTCGATGAGAATGGCTGGGCACATCTTGATCAGGGAGTATACAAGATCACATTCAATGAGATAGTGAACATTCCTCTTGACCTTGCTGCCATTGCAAGACCAAGGTCCACTCTGCTCAGATGCGGAGCGAATATAGGGACAGCGGTCTGGGATTCAGGATATAGAGGAAGAAGCGAGTCAATGCTTGTAGTTCACAACCCCAATGGGTTCAGGTTGAAAAAGAATGCACGTGTCATGCAATTGCTGTTCTTTGACCTTCACAGTGAACTTGAAGAAGGATACTGTGGCAAATACCAGCATGAGAATCTGTGA
- a CDS encoding PAS domain-containing sensor histidine kinase yields MGKEISDKGQADYFLFDTGNPYMSLFKHNKAVMLVIDPATFDIVDANISACDYYGWPLEELTSMRIDEINTLSSEDIRAEMQNAVNEKRNYFLFKHKLASGDIRDVEVYSSPVVVNSRALLYSIIHDITERKKAEDELKAREMQLRTAQKIGRIGSWAIDMDSGEVSSSEEARRIYGFEGDRLTIEAIQMIPLPEYRPMMDEALKSLIKEGTTYDIQFRIKRQNDSVIRDIHSVAEYYAEKNMVIGTIEDITERKKANDALLHAKIMAEAANKSKDEFLAAMSHELRTPLTSVIGFSDVLLDGTSGELDERQARYVSHISDAGKHLLKLINDVLDLSKVEAGKMELLYEDFSVGLAIDEVRTLLFPLAKSKRIGIGVELDQQVDTVYADRTKFKQILYNLGSNAIKFTSERGSLNIHAKCPDGVLIVSVQDTGIGISDQDIDKLFNPFIQLDSYLTNDHKGTGLGLSLVKKFVELHEGRIWVESEVGKGSKFTFSIPVGDGKDN; encoded by the coding sequence ATGGGAAAAGAAATATCGGATAAGGGACAGGCAGACTATTTCTTATTTGATACAGGAAATCCCTATATGTCCCTTTTCAAACACAATAAAGCTGTTATGCTTGTCATCGACCCTGCTACTTTCGACATAGTAGATGCTAACATTTCAGCATGCGATTATTATGGGTGGCCCCTGGAAGAGCTCACAAGTATGAGGATCGATGAGATCAACACTCTTTCCTCAGAGGACATAAGAGCTGAAATGCAAAATGCTGTGAATGAGAAAAGGAACTATTTTCTTTTCAAGCACAAGCTTGCAAGTGGAGATATACGTGATGTGGAGGTGTACAGCAGCCCTGTTGTAGTGAATTCACGTGCTCTTCTTTATTCTATCATACATGATATCACTGAGCGGAAAAAGGCAGAGGATGAACTGAAGGCCCGGGAGATGCAGCTTCGCACCGCGCAGAAGATCGGGCGTATCGGTAGCTGGGCAATTGACATGGATTCCGGGGAAGTGAGCTCATCTGAAGAGGCAAGAAGGATATACGGCTTCGAAGGGGACAGGTTAACGATCGAGGCGATCCAGATGATCCCTCTGCCGGAGTATCGCCCGATGATGGATGAGGCCTTGAAAAGTCTTATTAAAGAGGGAACAACCTATGACATCCAGTTCAGGATAAAAAGACAAAACGACAGTGTCATCCGTGACATCCATTCAGTTGCAGAATATTATGCTGAAAAGAATATGGTCATAGGTACTATTGAGGATATCACTGAACGCAAAAAGGCCAATGATGCACTATTGCATGCAAAGATAATGGCAGAGGCTGCAAACAAGAGCAAGGATGAGTTCCTGGCAGCAATGAGCCATGAGCTACGTACTCCGCTTACCTCTGTTATCGGTTTTTCAGATGTGCTTCTGGACGGTACCTCTGGTGAGCTTGATGAGCGACAGGCCCGCTATGTGAGTCATATCTCTGATGCAGGAAAGCACCTGCTGAAGCTTATAAATGATGTGCTAGATCTCTCAAAGGTGGAAGCCGGTAAAATGGAACTTCTGTATGAGGATTTTTCAGTAGGGCTTGCGATCGATGAGGTTCGAACATTGCTTTTTCCTCTCGCAAAGAGCAAACGTATAGGTATTGGTGTTGAGCTTGATCAGCAGGTCGATACTGTCTATGCAGACCGGACCAAGTTCAAACAGATCCTGTACAATCTGGGAAGCAACGCTATAAAGTTCACTTCAGAAAGGGGTTCTTTGAACATTCATGCGAAATGCCCGGATGGTGTTCTAATTGTCAGTGTACAGGATACTGGTATTGGCATATCTGATCAGGATATCGATAAGCTCTTCAATCCCTTCATTCAACTGGATTCCTATCTCACCAATGATCATAAAGGAACAGGTCTTGGGCTTTCTCTTGTAAAGAAGTTCGTGGAACTCCATGAAGGTAGGATCTGGGTTGAAAGTGAGGTTGGTAAAGGAAGCAAGTTCACTTTCTCGATACCGGTTGGGGATGGTAAGGATAATTAG
- a CDS encoding YqaA family protein — protein MIEILSSLIDEHAYVGLFIASFLASTILPLGSEAFVVLLISKGFDTLPIIMVASVGNYLGSCTTYYVGLRGRTDIIERFFSISEEQLKRTDSMFSKYGTFLLLFTWMPLIGDAIAATGGVLKLDFRTFSIYVFLGKFARYVTLAYITTSTLALF, from the coding sequence ATGATAGAAATTCTTTCCAGCCTGATAGATGAACATGCCTATGTTGGCCTTTTCATAGCAAGCTTCCTCGCTTCTACAATACTGCCCCTTGGATCAGAGGCTTTTGTAGTTCTACTTATAAGTAAGGGTTTTGACACACTCCCGATCATAATGGTAGCTTCCGTAGGAAACTATCTGGGATCCTGCACGACATATTATGTAGGACTGCGGGGAAGGACCGATATTATCGAAAGATTCTTCTCGATATCCGAAGAACAGCTCAAAAGAACAGATAGCATGTTCTCAAAATACGGCACCTTTTTACTGCTCTTCACATGGATGCCCTTGATAGGAGATGCTATAGCAGCAACGGGCGGTGTTCTTAAACTTGACTTCAGAACTTTCTCCATATATGTATTTCTGGGAAAGTTCGCCAGATATGTTACACTGGCATATATTACAACCAGTACTCTGGCATTATTCTAG